The Deltaproteobacteria bacterium genome window below encodes:
- the acs gene encoding acetate--CoA ligase yields the protein MAEEKVQLKDVYPVPEWIRKGAWISSKEQYEELYKRSIEDPEGFWGEVAEEYVTWFKKWDKAEDYNFDMRKGPIYVKYFDGGQLNVSYNCLDRHLEKRGDQVAIQWEGNEPGEDKAFTYKDLHEQVCKFANVLKAHGIKKGDRVCLYLPMIPELAIAMLACTRIGAIHSIVFGGFSSDALRDRIQDSEAKLLVVCDGTFRGSKAVPQKANSDAALTTCPSVKTVVVVERVGDKIKCDWTEGKDLWWHDEMAKVNAECEPVPMEAEDPLFILYTSGSTGKPKGVMHTTGGYLTYVAYTHKMIFDYHEGDIYWCTADIGWVTGHSYIVYGPLCNGATSIMFEGVPNYPNMSRFWKIVEKYKVNIFYTAPTAIRAIAKEGDTWVKAADISSLRILGTVGEPINPEAWNWYFNLIGRGECPIVDTWWQTETGGILITPLPGAIDIKPGMATVPYMGVWPVLLNDEGKELTETVTSGALCMKKPWPGIMRGVYGDPKRFQETYFEQFPGYYVAGDGARRDKDGYYQITGRIDDVINVSGHRMGTAEVESALVAHDKVAEAAVVGYPHEIKGQSIYAFVTLNAGVEKTDELKKELVAHVRKEIGPIATPEKIQWADALPKTRSGKIMRRILKKVAAHEISDLGDTSTLADPSVVDDIVNNRV from the coding sequence ATGGCAGAAGAGAAGGTGCAGTTGAAGGATGTCTATCCCGTACCGGAGTGGATTCGTAAGGGTGCGTGGATCAGCAGCAAGGAGCAGTACGAGGAACTCTATAAGAGATCGATCGAAGATCCTGAGGGATTCTGGGGTGAGGTCGCCGAGGAGTATGTGACGTGGTTCAAGAAATGGGACAAGGCTGAAGATTATAATTTCGACATGAGAAAAGGTCCCATCTATGTCAAATACTTCGACGGCGGTCAGCTCAATGTTTCTTATAATTGCCTCGACAGGCACCTGGAAAAGAGAGGCGACCAGGTTGCCATCCAGTGGGAAGGCAACGAGCCCGGTGAGGACAAGGCGTTCACCTATAAGGACCTCCACGAGCAGGTCTGCAAGTTCGCCAATGTGCTCAAGGCCCACGGGATCAAAAAGGGCGACAGGGTCTGTCTGTATCTTCCCATGATCCCCGAGCTTGCCATCGCCATGCTTGCCTGTACCCGGATCGGCGCGATCCACAGCATCGTCTTCGGCGGATTTTCCTCCGATGCGCTGCGGGACAGGATCCAGGACAGCGAAGCGAAACTTCTCGTTGTCTGTGACGGTACCTTCCGTGGTTCCAAGGCCGTTCCCCAGAAGGCGAACTCCGACGCGGCCCTGACGACCTGTCCGTCGGTGAAGACGGTCGTCGTCGTTGAGCGGGTCGGCGACAAGATCAAGTGCGACTGGACGGAAGGAAAGGACCTGTGGTGGCATGATGAAATGGCGAAAGTGAACGCCGAATGTGAGCCGGTCCCGATGGAGGCGGAAGACCCCCTCTTTATCCTTTACACCTCGGGTTCCACGGGAAAACCGAAGGGCGTCATGCATACCACCGGTGGCTATCTTACCTACGTCGCCTACACTCACAAGATGATATTCGATTACCATGAAGGCGATATTTACTGGTGCACCGCCGACATCGGCTGGGTAACGGGACACAGCTACATCGTCTACGGACCGCTCTGTAACGGGGCGACGTCGATCATGTTCGAGGGTGTTCCGAATTATCCCAACATGAGCCGCTTCTGGAAGATCGTCGAAAAATACAAGGTCAACATTTTCTATACGGCACCCACGGCCATCCGTGCCATCGCCAAGGAAGGCGACACCTGGGTGAAGGCCGCCGATATATCCTCACTGAGGATTCTCGGTACCGTCGGCGAGCCCATCAATCCCGAAGCGTGGAACTGGTATTTCAACCTGATCGGCCGCGGTGAATGCCCCATCGTCGATACCTGGTGGCAGACGGAGACGGGCGGCATTCTGATCACGCCCCTTCCCGGCGCGATCGATATCAAACCGGGCATGGCCACGGTTCCCTACATGGGTGTCTGGCCGGTCCTGCTCAATGACGAGGGCAAGGAACTGACGGAAACGGTCACCTCCGGCGCCCTGTGCATGAAGAAGCCCTGGCCGGGGATCATGAGAGGCGTCTATGGCGATCCCAAGCGATTCCAGGAAACCTACTTTGAGCAGTTCCCCGGATACTATGTCGCCGGTGACGGTGCGCGGCGGGATAAGGACGGCTACTACCAGATCACCGGTCGGATCGACGACGTTATCAACGTTTCCGGTCACAGAATGGGAACGGCAGAGGTTGAGAGCGCCCTCGTCGCCCATGACAAGGTCGCCGAAGCGGCCGTCGTCGGCTATCCGCATGAGATCAAGGGTCAGTCGATCTATGCCTTTGTGACCCTGAACGCCGGTGTCGAGAAAACCGATGAACTGAAGAAAGAGCTGGTGGCGCATGTCAGAAAAGAGATCGGTCCCATTGCCACCCCTGAGAAGATCCAGTGGGCCGACGCACTTCCCAAGACGAGAAGCGGCAAGATCATGAGAAGGATCCTTAAAAAGGTTGCCGCCCATGAAATTTCCGACCTGGGAGACACTTCAACCCTGGCCGATCCGTCGGTCGTTGACGACATCGTCAATAACAGAGTCTGA
- a CDS encoding electron transfer flavoprotein subunit alpha/FixB family protein → MAKGVWIVAEQRDGALRKVSFEIASAARKLADELGVEVCAVLLGSGVEGLAPELGKYGVDKVYVADDAAFAQYTTDAYAAAVAKVVKENDGAILLLGASVQGKDLSSRLVGALATGMASDCVELGIADGKLLAKRPMYAGKCFGEVVTDVTPQMASLRPNVFAVVENAKAGEVVKFDAGLDAGALKTKVLEVQKDASGKVDLTEADKIVSGGRGMKGPENYTILEELAGVIGATVGASRASVDAGWRPQSDQVGQTGKVVSPNLYVACGISGAIQHLAGMSSSKYIVAINKDPEAPIFAKADYGIVDDLFKVVPEITNAAKKIM, encoded by the coding sequence ATGGCAAAAGGTGTATGGATTGTAGCGGAACAGAGAGACGGAGCCTTACGTAAGGTTTCTTTCGAAATAGCCAGCGCGGCGAGAAAACTGGCCGATGAACTGGGAGTTGAAGTGTGCGCAGTTCTCCTGGGGTCCGGTGTCGAAGGACTGGCTCCCGAGCTGGGAAAATACGGTGTTGATAAAGTATATGTGGCCGATGACGCCGCCTTTGCGCAATACACGACCGATGCTTATGCCGCGGCCGTCGCGAAAGTGGTCAAGGAAAACGATGGGGCCATCCTGCTTCTCGGTGCCTCGGTACAGGGGAAAGACCTGTCGTCACGACTGGTCGGTGCGCTGGCCACGGGAATGGCTTCAGACTGCGTGGAACTCGGCATCGCCGACGGCAAGCTTCTTGCGAAGCGGCCCATGTACGCTGGTAAGTGCTTCGGAGAGGTCGTGACCGACGTGACTCCCCAGATGGCGTCCCTGCGGCCCAACGTGTTTGCCGTCGTGGAAAACGCGAAAGCAGGCGAAGTTGTCAAATTTGACGCCGGACTCGATGCCGGTGCCCTGAAAACAAAGGTCCTGGAAGTCCAGAAGGACGCCAGCGGCAAGGTCGACCTCACCGAGGCCGACAAGATCGTTTCAGGCGGGCGCGGTATGAAGGGACCGGAAAATTACACTATTCTGGAAGAACTGGCAGGCGTGATCGGTGCCACCGTCGGCGCGTCGAGAGCATCCGTTGATGCCGGCTGGCGGCCCCAGAGCGATCAGGTCGGGCAGACGGGCAAGGTCGTGTCCCCGAACCTGTACGTTGCCTGCGGTATTTCAGGCGCCATCCAGCATCTGGCCGGTATGAGCTCCTCGAAATACATCGTCGCGATCAATAAGGATCCGGAAGCTCCCATCTTCGCGAAGGCCGATTACGGTATCGTTGATGACCTGTTCAAGGTGGTTCCCGAGATCACGAACGCAGCGAAGAAAATCATGTAA
- a CDS encoding alpha/beta hydrolase, with the protein MKVAYETIEGINVAYAVNDGGLERGRPTLLCIHGSGGDHHVWSAQFEGLGNRYNIVALDLPGHGRSEGEGDRTIACSVSRVRNLVEGLGLERPVVTGHSLGAAVALSYGLEHGGDAAAVIAVGGGAVMPVSPMVFEGIRGDYSSFIAFAPELALAKENRESLRDILIEGFSRVPPDVLYNDFQACDGFDITNDLHRIEIPVLVICGDADKMMPPRFSRFLHESISGSCLSILPGCGHFPMLEDPAAFNAAVTEFVEDISRGLSGRG; encoded by the coding sequence ATGAAGGTGGCATACGAGACGATCGAAGGAATCAACGTCGCGTACGCGGTCAATGACGGGGGGCTTGAGCGAGGGCGCCCGACTCTCCTGTGCATTCATGGTTCGGGTGGGGACCATCATGTCTGGTCCGCGCAGTTTGAGGGACTGGGAAACCGCTATAATATCGTGGCCCTCGATCTTCCCGGTCACGGCCGGTCCGAGGGCGAGGGAGACCGGACCATCGCCTGTTCCGTGTCCCGGGTACGAAACCTGGTAGAGGGGCTCGGCTTGGAAAGGCCGGTCGTCACGGGGCATTCTCTCGGTGCCGCCGTGGCTCTTTCCTATGGACTTGAGCACGGCGGCGATGCCGCGGCCGTGATCGCCGTCGGCGGCGGTGCCGTCATGCCGGTCAGTCCGATGGTCTTTGAGGGGATTCGCGGGGATTACTCGTCCTTCATCGCCTTTGCCCCTGAGCTCGCCCTTGCAAAGGAGAACCGGGAAAGCCTGAGGGATATCCTGATCGAAGGATTTTCACGGGTACCGCCCGATGTCCTCTATAACGATTTTCAAGCCTGTGACGGATTTGATATCACGAATGACCTGCACCGGATCGAGATACCGGTCCTGGTCATATGCGGCGACGCGGATAAAATGATGCCGCCCCGATTCTCCCGCTTTTTGCACGAATCCATTTCCGGTTCATGTCTTTCCATTCTTCCCGGCTGCGGTCATTTCCCCATGCTGGAGGACCCGGCTGCCTTCAACGCCGCCGTCACGGAATTTGTGGAAGATATTTCCCGCGGGCTTTCCGGCCGGGGCTGA
- a CDS encoding 4Fe-4S dicluster domain-containing protein has translation MAHGGHIYTVGNEGREVFWNAPFPTEPILFILTAIVLVIFGYGLYRRWQMWKAIGKPEDRTDQPGERIKALIINGLLQARTFRESYAGILHALIFFGFAVLIFGAAIDATQFHIGLPFFHGPFYLWFSLTMEIFGLAVLIGVVMALMRRYIQKPDLLGYRGIPDNTADDAIVLIIIAGIVVTGFFIEALRLHVNVNVDGFTWGHWSFVGYALSKTFTGVNFDTARIFHKVLWWTHAFLTFAFIAYLPWSRLLHIITTPVNQYMKSLKPAGYLEPIADFETAESFGVGRLEDFTWKQIFDSDACTRCGRCQDGCPAYLSGKPLSPKKLIQDIKKHWEERVPIVMAARKAAGEEGEPEIPAPEKALLGEVIDMHELWACTNCMYCMENCPAFVEHVPKIVGMRQYKVLMDADFAPELQLTYRNMENNSNPWGVGAHLRGEWAQGLDIKTLAEDPNVEYLFYVGCSGSFDDRAKKVSIALAKILKTAGVSFGILGAEEGCCGDSAMRGGNEYLYQTLAQMNIETMNGYGVKKIICSCPHGYNALKKDYPHFGGNYEVYHHSEILADLIAQGKIQLKKPVEGIFTYHDSCFLGRYNNVYEQPRKTLNAVPGMKLVEMERNYAKSFCCGAGGGRMWMEEDIGERINDMRADQAIEVNAGTIAVGCPFCLTMMADGIKDRGKEEEMKALDIAEIVWAAMGLEEKPKETGAAEESPADAAEKTE, from the coding sequence ATGGCACACGGTGGACACATATACACGGTAGGGAACGAAGGGAGAGAAGTTTTCTGGAACGCCCCGTTTCCGACGGAACCGATTCTCTTCATTCTGACAGCCATTGTTCTCGTCATATTCGGTTATGGACTGTACCGGCGCTGGCAGATGTGGAAGGCTATCGGGAAACCGGAAGACAGGACGGATCAGCCGGGAGAACGGATCAAGGCACTCATCATTAATGGTTTGCTGCAGGCGCGCACCTTCAGAGAGTCATACGCCGGCATTCTGCATGCATTGATTTTCTTTGGATTTGCTGTTTTAATCTTCGGCGCCGCCATTGACGCAACCCAGTTTCACATCGGACTCCCCTTCTTTCACGGACCCTTCTATCTGTGGTTTTCATTAACAATGGAAATATTCGGGCTTGCCGTTCTGATCGGTGTCGTTATGGCACTGATGCGGCGGTATATTCAGAAACCCGATCTTCTTGGATACCGGGGTATACCCGACAATACGGCCGATGACGCCATCGTGCTTATCATCATCGCCGGCATCGTGGTGACGGGATTTTTCATTGAGGCCCTGCGGCTCCATGTCAACGTCAACGTCGATGGTTTTACCTGGGGCCACTGGTCATTTGTCGGCTATGCCCTGTCAAAGACCTTCACGGGCGTCAACTTTGATACGGCACGGATCTTCCATAAAGTTCTCTGGTGGACCCACGCCTTTCTGACATTTGCCTTCATCGCCTATCTGCCATGGTCCCGACTGCTTCATATCATTACCACACCGGTGAACCAGTACATGAAGTCGCTGAAGCCGGCGGGCTATCTCGAGCCGATAGCCGATTTCGAAACGGCCGAGTCCTTTGGTGTGGGGCGGCTTGAAGATTTTACCTGGAAACAGATCTTTGATTCCGATGCCTGCACGCGCTGCGGCCGTTGTCAGGATGGATGCCCGGCCTATCTCTCCGGTAAGCCCCTGTCGCCGAAGAAGCTGATCCAGGATATTAAAAAACACTGGGAAGAGAGGGTGCCGATCGTCATGGCCGCCAGAAAAGCGGCCGGGGAAGAGGGTGAACCCGAAATCCCGGCGCCGGAAAAGGCCCTGCTCGGTGAAGTTATCGATATGCACGAACTGTGGGCCTGTACAAACTGCATGTACTGCATGGAGAACTGTCCCGCCTTCGTCGAGCACGTGCCGAAGATCGTCGGGATGCGGCAGTACAAGGTACTGATGGATGCCGATTTCGCCCCGGAACTCCAGCTGACCTACCGGAACATGGAAAACAATTCCAACCCCTGGGGAGTTGGTGCCCATCTGCGCGGTGAGTGGGCCCAGGGCTTGGATATAAAGACCCTGGCCGAGGACCCGAATGTTGAGTACCTCTTCTATGTCGGCTGTTCCGGCTCCTTTGACGACCGTGCCAAGAAGGTATCCATCGCTCTGGCGAAGATTCTGAAAACCGCCGGTGTCAGTTTCGGTATCCTCGGGGCCGAGGAAGGGTGCTGCGGCGACTCCGCCATGAGGGGTGGGAATGAGTACCTCTATCAGACCCTGGCACAGATGAATATCGAGACCATGAACGGCTACGGTGTGAAAAAGATCATCTGTTCCTGTCCCCACGGGTACAATGCCCTTAAGAAGGATTATCCCCATTTCGGCGGCAACTATGAGGTCTATCATCATTCGGAAATTCTCGCCGACTTGATCGCTCAGGGAAAGATACAGCTGAAAAAGCCGGTGGAAGGGATTTTTACCTATCATGATTCCTGTTTCCTGGGGCGGTACAACAACGTGTACGAACAGCCTCGAAAGACCCTGAACGCCGTCCCCGGCATGAAACTTGTTGAGATGGAACGGAATTATGCGAAGAGTTTCTGCTGCGGCGCCGGCGGCGGCAGAATGTGGATGGAAGAGGATATCGGCGAGAGGATCAACGATATGAGAGCCGATCAGGCGATCGAGGTGAATGCCGGGACGATTGCCGTCGGATGCCCCTTCTGTCTGACCATGATGGCCGACGGTATCAAGGACCGGGGTAAGGAAGAAGAGATGAAAGCCCTCGACATCGCGGAAATAGTCTGGGCTGCCATGGGCCTTGAAGAAAAACCGAAAGAGACCGGAGCGGCCGAAGAAAGCCCGGCCGATGCGGCGGAAAAAACCGAGTAG
- a CDS encoding YcaO-like family protein, with translation MYEGFDPESMNRKFQWRALPAKELLARIEPLLHCIGAAPPLDISFADDLGIPVYLTVRTTDLRGCALSSMKEWGQLDFCCVHSGKGLGHEDARVSCIMEAIERYSAGPGCLVERVREDTFHDLGAIALDPRDFYLPPGVHFSPDKKLQWYCGTDVISGRSVAAPVDCVLMDMPDSAYPFEGFETKRLGFFFSNGLSAGPSLDEALISGICEVVERDAQYRLLSGDGPMPTELLLAGDPDLDAWVRLFAAHDLTLRGFHLNHVDCVYTAIAVSWDRYCRIHVTGMAADPDLRTALTGAILELIQQRSFTFFSEWKTRRRHFPIIRYIRERIHPERYADEPPASFWTGRCGEPLPVEQAGEPFPRDLQSLVSSLSRSHRVVGFDLTHPELAIPVARVLISGMKNGYLDFSPVLSFIKD, from the coding sequence ATGTATGAAGGGTTTGATCCAGAAAGCATGAACAGGAAGTTTCAATGGCGAGCGCTCCCGGCGAAGGAACTTCTGGCACGGATCGAGCCGCTGTTGCACTGCATCGGAGCGGCTCCTCCCCTTGATATCAGTTTTGCGGATGATTTGGGAATTCCCGTGTATCTGACCGTGCGAACCACCGACCTGCGGGGATGTGCGCTTTCTTCCATGAAGGAATGGGGACAGCTTGATTTCTGCTGTGTCCATTCAGGGAAAGGACTCGGTCACGAAGATGCCCGCGTTTCCTGCATCATGGAAGCCATCGAGCGTTACAGCGCCGGCCCCGGGTGCTTGGTTGAACGGGTACGGGAAGATACGTTTCATGATCTGGGAGCCATCGCGCTTGATCCGAGGGATTTCTATCTGCCGCCGGGTGTTCATTTTTCGCCGGACAAAAAGCTGCAGTGGTACTGCGGGACCGATGTGATCAGCGGAAGATCGGTGGCGGCACCCGTCGACTGTGTTCTTATGGATATGCCGGACTCAGCGTACCCTTTTGAGGGATTTGAAACAAAGCGCCTGGGTTTCTTTTTTTCCAACGGCCTCTCGGCGGGACCCTCCCTCGATGAAGCATTGATATCGGGGATCTGCGAAGTGGTCGAACGTGACGCTCAGTATCGCCTCCTGAGCGGGGACGGACCGATGCCGACGGAATTGCTCCTTGCCGGGGACCCCGATCTTGATGCATGGGTTCGGCTCTTCGCCGCCCATGACCTCACCCTCAGGGGATTTCATCTGAACCATGTCGACTGTGTGTACACGGCCATCGCGGTCAGCTGGGACCGCTATTGCCGTATCCACGTTACCGGCATGGCGGCTGATCCGGATCTTCGTACGGCTCTGACCGGGGCGATCCTGGAACTCATCCAGCAACGGTCCTTTACCTTTTTCAGTGAGTGGAAAACCCGCCGCCGGCATTTCCCCATTATCAGGTATATCAGGGAACGGATTCATCCCGAGAGGTACGCAGACGAACCTCCCGCTTCATTCTGGACCGGGCGGTGCGGGGAACCGCTGCCTGTCGAGCAGGCCGGCGAACCTTTCCCCCGGGACCTTCAGAGCCTGGTTTCGTCTCTGTCGAGGTCGCACCGTGTCGTGGGATTCGACCTGACCCATCCCGAATTGGCCATCCCTGTCGCGCGGGTCCTCATTTCAGGGATGAAAAACGGGTATCTCGACTTTAGTCCCGTACTTTCCTTTATCAAGGATTGA
- a CDS encoding long-chain fatty acid--CoA ligase has translation MLRITCRDKPWLKFYDRRIPEHIEYEPACLPEFLDRSAAGFPDRPALIFEGYRITFRELKDMVDQCAACLSRFGITRGDSVAILLPNVVPLVVSYFAVLKTGAVAVVNNPLYSDPELERQFNDSGSRLLITLDILANRMIALRPRTSIRTIIHCSLGDYLPRAKKILFRLVGGRMNLAASVRRDQDVYSWKTCMERGTGEETAVSPVLQGEDIAMYQYTGGTSGVSKAVMLTHRNLSTQVQALRMWFQDVAGRETVILGALPFFHIFGLTAVMNLAVYLGWTTVLLPRPQPKAILAAVRKYRPLFAPLVPAMFIGILKEPALRRTDMSCLVGCFSGGAPLPVEVMHDFEKTTGVAIMEGFGMTETSPVTHVNPVTGRSRKVGSVGIPISDTECRIVDLDTGTDDVPAGGRGELLVRGPQVMKGYKDASGQEEQLLKEGWLHTGDIATMDEDGFFYIVGRKKDVIISSGYNIYPRDIDDVFTQHPKVRETFTVGVPDERRGESVKVFVVPREGATVTEEELLAFCRDKLAKYKWPAHIEFRRELPRTRAGKIDRMALKDTARDA, from the coding sequence ATGCTTCGCATTACCTGTCGTGATAAACCATGGCTGAAGTTCTATGACCGGAGGATCCCCGAACATATTGAATACGAGCCGGCATGCCTGCCCGAATTCCTCGACCGGTCCGCGGCCGGTTTCCCCGACAGGCCGGCGCTGATATTTGAGGGATACCGGATCACCTTCAGGGAACTGAAGGATATGGTCGATCAATGTGCCGCCTGTCTCAGCCGTTTCGGGATAACCCGCGGAGATTCCGTCGCCATCCTTCTTCCCAATGTCGTTCCCCTGGTCGTTTCCTATTTTGCCGTCCTGAAAACAGGCGCCGTCGCCGTGGTCAATAATCCCTTGTACAGTGATCCGGAACTGGAACGTCAGTTCAATGATTCCGGTTCGCGGCTCCTGATCACCCTTGACATTCTTGCGAACCGGATGATCGCGCTCCGCCCTCGAACGTCCATACGGACGATCATCCACTGCTCGCTTGGCGACTATCTTCCCCGCGCAAAAAAGATTCTTTTCCGGCTCGTGGGAGGTCGCATGAATCTCGCCGCCTCCGTCAGGCGGGATCAGGATGTCTATTCCTGGAAGACCTGCATGGAAAGGGGAACCGGTGAGGAGACTGCTGTTTCTCCGGTGCTTCAAGGCGAGGACATCGCCATGTATCAGTATACGGGAGGAACATCAGGGGTGTCGAAGGCCGTCATGCTGACCCACCGGAATCTCAGTACCCAGGTGCAGGCGCTCAGAATGTGGTTTCAGGACGTGGCCGGCAGAGAAACGGTGATCCTGGGAGCCCTTCCATTCTTTCATATCTTCGGCCTGACGGCGGTGATGAACCTGGCCGTCTACCTGGGGTGGACCACCGTGTTGCTCCCGCGGCCACAGCCGAAAGCCATACTCGCGGCGGTCAGAAAATATCGGCCGCTCTTCGCCCCGCTGGTGCCGGCCATGTTTATCGGAATTTTGAAAGAACCCGCTCTCCGGCGGACAGACATGTCCTGCCTGGTCGGCTGTTTTTCGGGCGGAGCGCCGCTGCCGGTCGAGGTCATGCATGACTTTGAGAAAACAACGGGCGTGGCTATCATGGAAGGGTTCGGAATGACGGAAACATCGCCGGTGACCCACGTCAATCCCGTAACGGGGAGGTCACGGAAGGTGGGAAGCGTGGGGATTCCCATTTCCGACACGGAATGCCGGATCGTTGACCTGGATACGGGTACCGATGACGTGCCCGCGGGGGGACGGGGTGAACTGCTCGTTCGGGGACCTCAGGTCATGAAAGGATATAAGGACGCGTCCGGTCAGGAGGAACAGCTGCTGAAGGAGGGCTGGCTGCATACCGGTGATATCGCCACCATGGACGAGGACGGTTTTTTCTACATTGTCGGCAGAAAGAAGGACGTCATCATATCGAGCGGATATAATATCTACCCCCGTGATATCGATGATGTCTTCACGCAGCATCCGAAGGTTCGGGAAACCTTCACCGTCGGCGTGCCCGATGAACGGCGCGGTGAGTCCGTCAAGGTCTTCGTGGTTCCCCGGGAGGGCGCGACGGTCACGGAAGAGGAGCTGCTGGCCTTCTGCAGGGATAAGCTTGCAAAATACAAGTGGCCCGCGCATATCGAATTTCGCCGGGAGCTTCCCCGGACCAGAGCGGGCAAGATCGACCGGATGGCATTGAAAGACACTGCGCGGGATGCGTGA
- a CDS encoding electron transfer flavoprotein subunit beta/FixA family protein: protein MNIVACVKQVPDTEALIKVKPDGSGIDEGGIKWVMNPYDEYAVEEALKLKEAKGGEVTIVTVGPARAIESIRTALAMGAEKGIHISDPALDNADAYNTAAALAAAIKGVNPDIIYCGMRAIDDDNGQVGSVLAELLGLPQVTVVTKIDYEEGKIKAVKPIEGAQLLIESPLPCVVTAQKGLNEPRYASLPGIMKAKKKPVDVKDAAALGVSVAPKSKVAKMTPPPERAPGKIIAGDDPAAKAAELVRLLREEAKVI, encoded by the coding sequence GTGAACATTGTTGCATGTGTAAAACAGGTTCCTGATACGGAAGCGTTGATCAAGGTGAAACCGGACGGCTCCGGTATCGACGAAGGCGGGATCAAATGGGTCATGAATCCCTATGATGAGTATGCCGTGGAAGAAGCTTTGAAGCTGAAAGAAGCGAAGGGCGGCGAAGTGACGATCGTGACCGTCGGTCCGGCTCGTGCTATTGAGTCGATCCGCACCGCTCTCGCCATGGGCGCCGAAAAGGGCATTCATATCAGCGATCCGGCCCTTGACAATGCTGATGCTTACAACACGGCGGCCGCTCTTGCCGCGGCGATCAAGGGTGTCAATCCCGATATCATTTACTGCGGTATGAGAGCGATCGACGATGACAACGGTCAGGTCGGTTCGGTGCTGGCGGAACTTCTTGGTCTTCCTCAGGTAACGGTCGTAACGAAGATCGATTACGAAGAGGGAAAGATCAAGGCCGTAAAGCCGATCGAAGGTGCCCAGCTCCTTATCGAAAGTCCCCTTCCCTGTGTCGTCACGGCGCAGAAGGGATTGAACGAGCCCCGGTATGCGTCACTGCCGGGTATTATGAAGGCAAAGAAGAAACCCGTCGATGTGAAGGACGCGGCGGCACTCGGTGTTTCCGTGGCCCCGAAATCAAAGGTTGCCAAAATGACGCCCCCTCCAGAGAGAGCTCCCGGTAAGATCATCGCCGGCGATGATCCGGCTGCAAAAGCCGCCGAGCTGGTCAGGCTTCTGAGGGAAGAGGCCAAGGTAATATAA
- a CDS encoding SHOCT domain-containing protein: MRNFLILLIIIAFSVGCTACTEAEKIKKDFSDQLQSIGTDRYLDDHEFVSPADPPVRITMDRTLDFIGTVEESRNIERQGGVGTARDEARMSKVSHLFGLPGTSGVLKEGVVIRIYSLIGDPSLVTFDSSRNWIDTGIESGNINILGDEYRYQLYTSSRLFPDDEVDILTAKGYTVPECLLVKAFDKRIDFGNKSVLYIMYFEVLDAARCEGMVEARNASPEQKQFLGAFVKRSNDSIRFSPYAGTIGVVTSPEAASSPAVTQPAVTEQPAPAGDITTKLETLKGLLDKGLITEEDYERKKKELLEQF, from the coding sequence ATGAGGAATTTTTTGATATTATTGATTATAATTGCTTTTTCTGTCGGATGCACCGCCTGCACGGAAGCAGAAAAGATAAAAAAGGATTTCTCCGATCAACTTCAGAGCATCGGAACGGACCGGTATCTTGATGATCACGAATTTGTTTCACCGGCCGATCCACCGGTCCGGATCACCATGGACAGGACCTTGGACTTCATCGGCACCGTTGAAGAGTCACGGAACATAGAGCGGCAGGGAGGGGTCGGAACCGCTCGCGACGAGGCACGAATGAGCAAGGTTTCCCACCTTTTCGGACTTCCCGGCACGTCGGGCGTCCTGAAAGAGGGGGTGGTAATCCGCATATACTCCCTCATCGGTGATCCAAGCCTGGTGACGTTCGATTCCTCTCGAAACTGGATCGATACCGGCATCGAGTCGGGGAACATCAATATACTGGGCGATGAATACCGTTACCAGCTGTATACTTCGTCGCGCCTGTTTCCCGACGATGAAGTCGACATTCTTACCGCAAAGGGATACACCGTCCCCGAATGCCTGCTGGTAAAAGCCTTCGACAAGCGGATCGATTTCGGCAATAAATCCGTTCTCTACATCATGTATTTCGAAGTACTCGATGCGGCTCGCTGTGAGGGCATGGTGGAAGCCAGGAACGCCTCCCCCGAGCAGAAACAGTTTCTCGGGGCATTCGTGAAGAGAAGCAATGACAGCATTCGATTCTCTCCCTACGCGGGAACCATCGGCGTCGTCACGTCACCCGAAGCGGCATCGTCACCGGCGGTCACGCAACCCGCCGTAACGGAACAACCTGCTCCTGCCGGGGATATCACGACAAAACTGGAGACCCTGAAGGGACTCCTTGACAAGGGGCTCATCACCGAGGAGGACTACGAACGGAAAAAGAAGGAGTTGCTCGAACAATTCTAA